In Bacteroidia bacterium, one genomic interval encodes:
- a CDS encoding DNA-directed RNA polymerase subunit alpha produces the protein MAILAFQRPDKVIMNHSTETFGQFEFRPLEPGYGITVGNSLRRILLSSLEGHAITNIKISGVDHEFSTIKGVVEDVTEIILNLKQVRFKKQIEGTDSEKVQVVVNGKTEFTAGDIAKHTSAFQVLNPELVICQMDPSVKLVIDMTIDKGRGYVPAEENKSNSHPLGTIAIDSIYTPIKNVKYAVENYRVEQKTDYEKLVLEITTDGSIHPKEALREAAEILIHHFMLFSDEKITLDTKSKTPVEEFDENTLHMRQLLKSKLVDMDLSVRALNCLKAADVETLGDLVSFSKTDLLKFRNFGKKSLTELEELVRSKNLTFGMNIQKYMLDKE, from the coding sequence ATGGCCATACTTGCATTTCAACGTCCCGACAAAGTGATTATGAATCATTCGACCGAAACTTTTGGTCAGTTTGAATTCAGACCTTTGGAGCCGGGCTATGGTATTACTGTTGGTAATTCTCTTCGTAGAATATTGCTTTCTTCGCTTGAAGGACATGCAATCACCAATATTAAAATCAGTGGAGTTGATCATGAATTTTCAACAATAAAAGGAGTTGTCGAAGATGTAACTGAAATTATCCTTAACCTTAAACAGGTTCGTTTTAAAAAGCAAATTGAAGGTACAGACTCTGAAAAAGTTCAGGTTGTTGTAAACGGTAAGACAGAATTTACTGCCGGAGATATTGCAAAACATACCTCTGCGTTTCAGGTGTTGAACCCTGAGTTGGTTATTTGCCAGATGGATCCTTCTGTAAAACTGGTTATTGACATGACCATTGACAAAGGACGTGGTTACGTTCCTGCAGAAGAAAACAAATCAAACAGCCATCCTTTAGGAACTATTGCAATTGATTCTATTTACACTCCTATTAAGAATGTAAAATATGCAGTAGAGAACTATCGTGTGGAACAGAAGACCGATTACGAAAAATTGGTTCTTGAAATTACAACTGATGGAAGTATTCATCCAAAAGAAGCCTTGCGTGAAGCTGCAGAAATTCTGATTCATCATTTCATGCTTTTTAGTGATGAGAAAATTACATTAGATACAAAGTCTAAAACGCCCGTTGAAGAGTTTGATGAGAACACGCTTCACATGCGTCAGTTGTTGAAATCAAAGTTGGTGGATATGGATCTTTCAGTAAGAGCATTAAACTGCCTGAAAGCAGCAGATGTTGAGACTTTGGGCGATTTGGTTTCTTTTTCAAAAACTGACTTGTTAAAGTTCCGTAATTTTGGAAAGAAATCGCTTACTGAGTTAGAAGAGTTAGTTCGCAGTAAAAATCTCACCTTCGGTATGAACATACAGAAGTATATGCTTGATAAAGAATAA
- a CDS encoding 3-hydroxyacyl-CoA dehydrogenase/enoyl-CoA hydratase family protein: MRRKIEKVAVLGSGIMGSRIACHFANAGFKVMLLDIAPKEFTEADKKAGLVENSLKFRNKITDAHLQTAIKSNPSPLYHKNFTQRISTGNFTDNLKDISSCDWIIEVIIEDLNIKLNLFEQVEKFRKPGTLITSNTSGIPIHLMTEGRSDDFKKHFCGTHFFNPPRYLPLLEIIPTQFTDKDVIDFIAHFGDRYLGKTTVLCKDTPAFIANRIGVFGIMALFHSMEKTGLSVSAIDKLTGPIIGRPKSATFRTSDVVGLDTLVHVANDAYKNLPDDEQRNLFVIPPFINKMIENKWLGDKTKQGFYKKTKSAEGKTEILELDLKTLEYKPSIKVKFKTLESTKTVDDLKQRLPMLLSGTDDAAAFYRHMFFSLFSYISYRIPEIADEIYKIDDAMCAGFGWETGPFETWDILGVKSVVELMQKEGYSIAPWVTEMISNGITSFYKIDNGKKSYFDLQAKKLNQIPGEGSLVILKNTSNEKIVWKNSGCLLHDIGDGVLNLEFKTKMNTIGSEVLQGINTAIDFAEKDFKGLVIGNEAANFSAGANLGLVFMLAVEQEYDELDYAVRAFQNTNMRLRYSSVPVVVAPAGLTLGGGCEMSLHADKVQAAAETYIGLVELGVGLIPGGGGTKELTLRFSDSIKPGDIETNALRDFFMTIATAKVSTSAYEAFDLHILRKGFDNITLNRKRLLSDAKNAVLSLANAGYVSPQPRNDIRVLGRQGLGVIQAGASAMLAGNYISPYDQMLSLKLGYIMCGGNLSSPSLVSEKYLLDLEREAFLSLLGEKKTLERIQAILTTGKALRN, encoded by the coding sequence ATGAGAAGAAAAATTGAGAAAGTTGCTGTGTTGGGTTCAGGGATTATGGGGTCTCGCATTGCTTGTCACTTTGCCAATGCAGGCTTTAAAGTAATGTTACTTGACATTGCTCCCAAAGAATTTACAGAAGCAGACAAAAAAGCCGGATTGGTTGAAAACAGCTTGAAGTTTAGAAATAAAATTACAGATGCTCATTTGCAGACAGCCATCAAAAGCAACCCCTCTCCACTCTATCATAAAAATTTCACACAGAGAATTTCAACAGGAAATTTTACAGATAATCTAAAAGACATTTCAAGTTGCGACTGGATTATTGAAGTGATTATTGAAGATTTGAATATTAAGCTCAATTTATTTGAGCAAGTTGAAAAATTCAGAAAACCCGGAACATTAATTACCTCCAACACTTCAGGAATACCTATTCATTTAATGACAGAGGGTCGTTCTGATGATTTTAAAAAACATTTCTGCGGTACTCACTTCTTTAATCCACCACGTTATCTTCCTTTACTTGAAATTATTCCAACACAATTTACAGACAAGGATGTTATTGATTTTATTGCTCATTTTGGTGATCGCTATTTAGGTAAAACAACTGTTTTATGTAAGGACACTCCTGCATTTATAGCCAACAGAATTGGTGTATTCGGTATCATGGCGCTATTTCATTCCATGGAAAAAACAGGCCTTTCGGTTTCAGCTATTGATAAACTTACAGGACCTATAATTGGAAGACCAAAATCTGCAACTTTCAGGACAAGTGATGTTGTAGGACTTGACACATTGGTGCATGTAGCTAACGATGCTTATAAAAATTTGCCCGATGATGAGCAAAGAAATCTTTTTGTAATTCCGCCATTTATCAATAAAATGATTGAGAACAAATGGCTGGGAGATAAAACCAAACAAGGGTTTTACAAAAAGACCAAATCTGCTGAGGGTAAAACAGAAATTCTTGAATTGGATCTAAAAACTTTAGAGTATAAGCCATCAATTAAAGTAAAATTTAAAACACTTGAAAGCACAAAAACTGTTGACGACCTGAAACAAAGGCTGCCCATGTTACTTTCCGGAACAGATGATGCTGCTGCATTTTATCGTCACATGTTTTTTTCATTATTCTCATACATCTCGTATCGCATTCCTGAAATTGCAGATGAAATTTACAAAATTGATGATGCCATGTGTGCAGGCTTCGGCTGGGAAACAGGCCCATTTGAAACATGGGATATTTTAGGAGTAAAATCTGTTGTAGAATTAATGCAGAAAGAAGGTTACAGCATTGCCCCTTGGGTAACTGAAATGATTAGCAACGGAATTACCTCTTTCTATAAAATTGATAACGGCAAAAAATCTTATTTTGACTTACAGGCTAAAAAATTAAATCAAATTCCGGGTGAAGGAAGTTTAGTAATACTTAAAAATACTTCAAATGAAAAAATTGTTTGGAAAAATTCAGGATGCCTATTACATGATATTGGTGATGGTGTTTTAAATCTGGAATTCAAAACCAAAATGAATACCATTGGTAGTGAAGTATTACAAGGAATAAATACCGCTATTGATTTTGCAGAAAAAGATTTTAAAGGATTGGTAATAGGAAACGAAGCAGCTAATTTTTCTGCAGGTGCCAATCTTGGTTTGGTTTTTATGCTTGCTGTTGAACAAGAATACGATGAACTTGATTATGCTGTACGAGCATTTCAAAACACCAATATGCGTTTGCGTTATAGTAGTGTTCCTGTTGTTGTTGCACCAGCAGGACTTACACTCGGTGGTGGCTGTGAAATGAGTTTACATGCAGATAAAGTGCAAGCTGCCGCAGAAACTTACATTGGACTTGTAGAACTGGGCGTTGGACTGATACCTGGTGGTGGTGGCACAAAAGAACTGACACTTCGTTTTTCAGATTCTATTAAACCCGGAGATATTGAAACGAATGCATTGCGCGATTTTTTTATGACTATTGCAACAGCTAAAGTTTCAACATCGGCATACGAAGCATTCGATTTACATATTCTTAGAAAAGGGTTTGACAACATTACCCTTAACCGAAAAAGACTATTGTCTGATGCAAAAAATGCAGTGCTATCATTAGCTAATGCCGGATATGTGAGTCCACAGCCAAGAAATGACATTCGTGTATTAGGAAGACAAGGCCTTGGCGTTATTCAGGCAGGAGCCAGCGCAATGTTGGCAGGCAACTACATCAGCCCTTATGATCAGATGCTGTCGCTAAAACTGGGATACATTATGTGTGGTGGTAATTTAAGTTCACCTTCTTTAGTTTCTGAAAAATATCTTCTTGATCTGGAAAGAGAAGCTTTTCTTTCTTTATTGGGCGAAAAGAAAACACTTGAACGCATTCAGGCAATATTAACAACAGGCAAAGCGTTGAGAAATTAA
- a CDS encoding acetyl-CoA C-acyltransferase — MDAYIVAGFRTAVGKAPRGKFKNTRPDDLAVTVIKHLIKTVPHLDTDLIDDVIAGNATPEAEQGLNIGRMISLMGLDTVKVPGMTINRYCSSGLESIAIAAAKIHSGLADCIIAGGVECMSPIPFGGWRIVPNYEVAAKHPEWYWNMGLTAEAVAKDFKINREDQDLFAFQSHQKAIHAIKNNLFKDQIVPVEINETYLDANEKRLTHKSTVDTDEGPRQDTTIEKLNSLKPVFDAKGTVTAGNSSQTSDGASFVLVVSEKMLKTLDVKPLARFVSYAVSAIEPRIMGIGPVYAIPSVLKRAGLKQNDIELIELNEAFASQSLAVIRTLGLNPDITNVNGGAIALGHPLGCSGAKLSVQLLDEMKRRKMKYGMVTMCVGTGQGAAGIYEVL, encoded by the coding sequence ATGGATGCATACATCGTAGCCGGATTCAGAACTGCAGTTGGCAAGGCACCAAGGGGTAAATTTAAAAATACAAGACCGGACGATCTTGCTGTAACTGTTATAAAACATCTCATAAAAACAGTTCCTCATTTAGATACTGACCTGATTGATGATGTGATTGCAGGCAATGCAACCCCCGAAGCAGAGCAAGGTCTTAATATCGGCAGAATGATTTCGCTAATGGGGCTGGACACCGTTAAAGTTCCCGGAATGACCATCAACCGCTATTGTTCATCAGGATTAGAATCAATTGCAATTGCGGCTGCTAAAATTCACAGCGGCCTTGCAGATTGTATTATTGCCGGTGGTGTAGAATGTATGTCGCCAATTCCATTCGGTGGCTGGCGTATTGTGCCTAATTATGAGGTTGCCGCAAAGCATCCTGAATGGTATTGGAACATGGGATTGACTGCAGAAGCCGTTGCAAAAGATTTTAAAATTAATCGAGAAGATCAGGATCTGTTTGCTTTTCAATCGCATCAAAAAGCAATACATGCCATAAAAAACAATTTATTTAAAGATCAGATAGTTCCTGTTGAAATCAATGAAACCTATCTTGATGCCAATGAAAAACGTCTGACGCATAAAAGCACTGTTGATACTGATGAAGGACCACGACAGGATACTACAATAGAAAAGTTAAACTCCTTAAAGCCTGTCTTTGATGCCAAAGGAACTGTAACAGCAGGTAACTCTTCTCAAACAAGTGATGGTGCATCATTTGTTCTTGTAGTGTCTGAGAAAATGCTCAAAACCCTTGACGTAAAACCTTTAGCACGATTTGTTTCTTATGCTGTTAGTGCCATAGAACCACGTATTATGGGCATTGGACCTGTTTATGCCATTCCATCTGTTCTGAAACGAGCCGGACTCAAGCAAAATGATATTGAACTTATAGAACTCAACGAAGCTTTTGCATCACAATCATTAGCTGTTATTCGCACATTAGGTCTAAATCCTGATATAACAAATGTAAATGGTGGTGCTATTGCATTAGGACACCCATTAGGATGCTCAGGTGCCAAACTAAGTGTTCAACTACTGGATGAAATGAAAAGAAGAAAAATGAAATACGGCATGGTCACCATGTGTGTTGGAACTGGACAAGGCGCAGCCGGTATTTACGAAGTGCTGTAA
- a CDS encoding toxin-antitoxin system YwqK family antitoxin → MKILKQLVLLLFLLPAFAFAQREEKPRYAPGREKHRNKTDELGQRQGVWKYYNEAGELNQEIEYLDDVRNGVAKKYYPYGKILEEIEYANGIKDGVFTRYYYNGQPKIEGNYLNGKKSGQWTTYFSDGEVRNSGTYKLNLKNGLWKFYDRKGKLIRQTEYKMGEDAKALAAAKEAEEKAKKAAAAKKAADAKKNLPPGAKLKTPPPATPEKK, encoded by the coding sequence ATGAAAATATTAAAACAACTGGTATTGTTGTTATTCCTGTTACCGGCTTTTGCTTTTGCTCAACGTGAAGAAAAACCACGTTATGCACCCGGTAGAGAAAAACATCGAAATAAAACAGATGAGTTAGGTCAGCGGCAAGGAGTTTGGAAATATTACAATGAAGCTGGTGAGTTAAATCAGGAAATTGAATATTTAGATGATGTGAGAAACGGAGTAGCAAAAAAATATTATCCTTATGGAAAGATATTGGAGGAGATTGAATACGCTAATGGTATTAAGGATGGTGTTTTTACGCGGTATTATTATAACGGTCAGCCGAAGATTGAAGGCAACTACCTGAATGGCAAAAAAAGTGGTCAATGGACCACGTATTTCAGTGATGGGGAAGTCAGAAATTCAGGTACGTATAAATTAAATTTAAAAAATGGTCTTTGGAAATTCTATGACAGGAAAGGAAAACTCATCCGACAGACTGAATATAAGATGGGAGAAGATGCAAAAGCACTAGCAGCTGCCAAGGAAGCTGAAGAAAAGGCTAAAAAGGCCGCAGCAGCTAAAAAAGCCGCAGATGCTAAAAAGAATTTGCCTCCCGGTGCTAAATTAAAAACACCTCCACCGGCAACACCGGAAAAGAAATAA
- the rplQ gene encoding 50S ribosomal protein L17: protein MRHGKKINHLGRTHSHREALLSNLASSLILHKRINTTVAKAKALRKYVEPLITKSKSDSTHSRRTVFSYLQNKEAVSELFREVAPKVNERPGGYTRILKTGFRSGDAAETCMMELVDFNELMPTSKEKGTAKKAKTTRRGRKPKAKADAAGSESTETTEE, encoded by the coding sequence ATGCGTCACGGAAAAAAGATAAATCATTTAGGCAGAACACATAGCCACAGAGAAGCATTGCTCTCTAATCTGGCATCATCATTAATTCTGCATAAGAGAATAAACACAACAGTTGCCAAAGCAAAGGCACTTAGAAAATATGTTGAACCATTAATTACAAAGTCGAAGTCTGACAGCACACATTCTCGCAGAACAGTTTTTAGCTATTTGCAGAATAAAGAGGCTGTGAGTGAACTTTTCAGAGAGGTTGCCCCTAAGGTTAACGAGCGTCCGGGTGGTTATACCCGTATTCTGAAAACCGGCTTCAGATCCGGTGATGCTGCAGAAACGTGCATGATGGAGTTAGTTGATTTCAATGAGTTGATGCCAACATCTAAAGAAAAAGGCACAGCTAAGAAAGCTAAAACTACGCGTAGAGGCCGTAAGCCAAAAGCTAAGGCTGATGCTGCAGGTAGTGAGTCAACAGAAACAACTGAAGAATAA
- a CDS encoding histidine phosphatase family protein, whose translation MSKSIFLIRHSKATREYSKINDSDRPLTEKGCHDTEKMSLILKAHTNSVDLILTSTAVRAYSSALIYCKHLDYHPNNIKLEKNLYMTGSKDMLAILKNLDERVNSIIMIAHNPGIERLVKLLTGMENLHFATSGLAMIESKFNNWSELDNGSCNLLSYRHPKETIYN comes from the coding sequence ATGTCAAAATCAATTTTTCTTATTCGCCACAGCAAAGCAACGCGTGAGTATTCTAAAATTAATGACAGTGACAGGCCCCTTACAGAAAAGGGATGCCACGATACTGAAAAGATGAGTTTGATTTTAAAAGCTCACACCAACTCCGTTGATTTAATTTTGACCAGTACTGCTGTTCGGGCATATTCATCTGCACTAATTTATTGCAAACACCTAGACTATCACCCCAACAACATTAAGCTTGAAAAGAACCTTTATATGACAGGTTCTAAAGATATGCTTGCCATATTGAAAAATTTAGATGAGCGAGTAAATTCAATAATTATGATTGCTCATAATCCCGGCATAGAACGACTGGTGAAATTACTTACAGGAATGGAGAATTTGCATTTTGCAACCAGCGGTTTGGCAATGATTGAGTCAAAATTCAATAATTGGAGCGAGTTGGATAATGGAAGTTGCAACTTACTCTCTTACAGACATCCGAAAGAAACTATTTACAATTAG
- the bshC gene encoding bacillithiol biosynthesis cysteine-adding enzyme BshC — MFTVIFPECTIMFAQNTSIPFAEAGYSTLISDYLSNSSFLKDFIAFSYDEAGFREALQNRLKCKTNRNMLCEVLENQYSETVFQEDWKTSKSYTAIKSLKNEHTFTVTTGHQLNIFTGPLYFIYKILTVIKQAEFLTKENPGFNFVPVYWMASEDHDLAEVNHISVEESKIEWQTKQQGAVGGMTTEGMSAVVEALKNQLHKNTYFQELAIILDTAYLKNATQANAIRSLVHSLFSKYGLVIVDADDKRFKQQAIKVFEDDMFNNTSFNSFKKLTNFEKKYGLQIHAREINLFYLATEKRSRIIKKDERFEVVDSGLSFSGDDLKEHLNEYPERFSPNVVLRPLYQEIILPNISYTGGPAEVHYWLQLKPIFDKLNIFYPMLVLRNGMLVVNSDQAKVLKESKLLWKDLFHPTERVVNIALKNKYGQELIISKEREAIHQHYEELIQRFKSIDVTLEKHIGAEWRRTEKRLMASEKKLLRAFKKKQVDETRKIRNAVEQLFPEGKLQERRENVFPYLSLYGLPFIEDLYSVCNPLPKDFKIVVTKKEV; from the coding sequence ATGTTTACAGTGATTTTTCCTGAATGTACAATTATGTTTGCTCAAAACACTTCCATACCATTTGCTGAAGCCGGATATTCAACCTTAATTAGTGATTATTTAAGCAACAGTAGTTTTTTAAAAGATTTTATAGCGTTTAGTTATGATGAAGCAGGTTTTAGAGAAGCATTACAGAATCGGTTAAAGTGTAAGACCAACCGCAACATGCTTTGCGAAGTATTGGAAAATCAATATTCAGAAACTGTTTTTCAGGAAGATTGGAAAACTAGTAAATCATATACTGCAATTAAATCTTTGAAAAATGAGCATACATTTACAGTAACAACAGGACATCAGCTCAATATTTTCACAGGGCCTTTGTATTTTATTTATAAAATACTGACAGTAATTAAACAGGCGGAATTTCTGACAAAAGAAAATCCCGGCTTTAATTTTGTGCCTGTTTACTGGATGGCCAGCGAAGACCATGATCTGGCAGAAGTGAATCATATCTCTGTTGAAGAATCAAAAATCGAATGGCAGACAAAACAACAAGGAGCTGTTGGAGGAATGACAACTGAAGGCATGTCTGCTGTTGTTGAAGCATTGAAAAATCAATTGCATAAGAATACTTATTTTCAGGAACTGGCAATCATTCTTGATACTGCATATTTAAAAAATGCGACACAGGCCAATGCTATCAGAAGCCTTGTTCATTCTTTGTTTTCAAAGTATGGATTGGTGATTGTTGATGCAGATGATAAAAGATTCAAGCAACAGGCAATTAAAGTGTTTGAAGATGATATGTTCAACAACACATCATTCAATAGTTTTAAAAAGCTTACAAATTTTGAAAAGAAGTATGGCTTGCAAATTCATGCCAGAGAAATTAATTTGTTTTATTTAGCCACAGAAAAACGTAGTAGGATTATTAAGAAAGACGAGCGATTTGAAGTTGTTGATTCCGGTTTGTCTTTCAGCGGTGATGATTTGAAAGAGCATTTGAATGAATATCCTGAACGATTTAGCCCAAATGTTGTGCTGCGTCCATTGTATCAAGAAATAATTTTACCAAATATTTCCTATACAGGTGGTCCGGCAGAAGTGCATTATTGGCTACAGTTAAAACCCATCTTCGATAAGTTGAATATTTTTTATCCCATGCTTGTACTTCGCAATGGTATGCTGGTTGTAAATTCAGACCAAGCTAAAGTTTTGAAGGAATCGAAACTACTATGGAAAGATTTATTTCATCCGACAGAACGAGTTGTCAATATAGCTTTGAAAAACAAGTATGGTCAAGAGTTAATTATTAGTAAGGAAAGAGAGGCTATTCATCAACACTATGAAGAATTGATACAACGTTTTAAGTCAATAGATGTAACACTTGAAAAGCATATAGGAGCAGAGTGGAGGAGGACAGAGAAAAGATTGATGGCATCGGAAAAAAAACTTTTACGTGCATTTAAGAAAAAGCAAGTTGACGAAACACGTAAAATCAGAAATGCAGTGGAACAATTATTTCCTGAGGGCAAATTGCAGGAAAGAAGAGAGAATGTTTTCCCATATTTGAGTCTTTATGGATTGCCATTTATTGAAGATTTGTACAGTGTTTGTAATCCACTTCCAAAGGATTTTAAAATTGTGGTAACTAAGAAGGAAGTTTAA
- the infA gene encoding translation initiation factor IF-1: MAKQTSIEQDGTITEALSNAMFKVELENGHEIIAHISGKMRMNYIKILPGDKVKIEMSPYDLTKGRITYRYK; this comes from the coding sequence ATGGCAAAGCAGACATCAATAGAGCAGGACGGAACGATTACAGAAGCGTTGAGCAATGCTATGTTTAAAGTGGAACTGGAAAATGGACATGAGATAATTGCCCACATTTCAGGAAAGATGCGAATGAACTATATTAAAATTCTGCCCGGTGATAAAGTAAAAATTGAAATGTCACCGTATGATCTGACAAAAGGAAGAATAACTTATCGTTATAAATAA
- the rpsM gene encoding 30S ribosomal protein S13, translating to MARIAGIDLPRNKRGEIGLTYIFGIGRSTAQQILDECGISYDKKVDQWNDDELNKIRSFINDNLKIEGALRSETQLNIKRLMDIGSYRGVRHRLGLPVRGQRTKNNCRTRKGKRKTVANKKKVTK from the coding sequence ATGGCTCGAATAGCAGGTATAGATTTACCAAGAAACAAAAGAGGTGAAATAGGCCTTACTTATATTTTTGGTATCGGACGTTCTACAGCACAACAGATTCTTGATGAGTGCGGAATTTCGTATGATAAAAAAGTAGATCAGTGGAATGATGATGAACTGAATAAAATCCGTTCTTTCATTAACGACAATCTGAAAATTGAAGGTGCTTTACGTTCAGAAACACAGTTGAATATTAAACGTCTGATGGATATCGGAAGCTATCGCGGTGTTCGTCACCGTTTAGGGTTGCCTGTGCGCGGACAAAGAACCAAGAACAACTGCCGTACACGCAAGGGTAAGCGTAAAACAGTTGCTAACAAGAAAAAAGTAACTAAGTAA
- the rpsD gene encoding 30S ribosomal protein S4, whose amino-acid sequence MARYIGPKTKIARKFREPIFGPDRYFEKRSYPPGMHGAAKKRAKQSEYAIQLAEKQKVKYTYGMLERQFARFYSIALRKEGITGENLLKLIESRLDNVVFRMGIAPTRAAARQLVGHCHITVNGKVNNISSYILRPGDVVGVRERSKSFEAITDSLASRSNKYGWLEWDTTAMQGKFVTTPAREEIPENIKEQLIVELYSK is encoded by the coding sequence ATGGCACGTTACATTGGACCAAAAACAAAAATAGCACGTAAGTTTCGCGAGCCCATCTTCGGACCTGACAGATATTTCGAAAAAAGAAGTTATCCTCCGGGAATGCATGGTGCTGCTAAAAAGCGCGCTAAACAAAGTGAATATGCAATTCAGTTAGCTGAAAAGCAAAAGGTGAAATATACTTATGGAATGTTGGAGCGTCAGTTTGCGCGTTTCTACAGTATTGCACTTCGCAAAGAAGGCATTACAGGTGAAAACTTATTAAAACTCATTGAATCCAGACTGGATAATGTTGTTTTCCGTATGGGAATTGCACCAACACGTGCAGCAGCACGTCAGTTAGTGGGGCATTGCCATATTACCGTAAATGGTAAAGTGAACAATATTTCTTCATATATCTTACGTCCGGGTGATGTTGTTGGCGTTCGTGAGCGTTCAAAGTCTTTTGAGGCAATCACAGACTCGCTGGCATCTCGTTCCAATAAATATGGTTGGCTAGAGTGGGATACCACAGCTATGCAAGGTAAATTTGTGACTACACCGGCACGCGAAGAAATTCCTGAAAATATTAAGGAGCAACTTATCGTGGAATTGTATTCTAAATAA
- the rpsK gene encoding 30S ribosomal protein S11, translating to MAKQQQGAAAKTAKKKVVKVEATGEAHINATFNNIIISLTNLQGQVISWASAGKMGFKGSKKNTPYAAQLAAADCAKTAYDLGLRKVKVFVKGPGAGRESAIRTLNASGVEVSEILDITPIPHNGCRPPKRRRI from the coding sequence ATGGCAAAACAACAACAAGGAGCAGCTGCAAAAACAGCAAAGAAAAAGGTGGTTAAGGTTGAGGCGACCGGAGAGGCGCATATCAATGCTACCTTCAATAACATTATTATCAGCCTGACAAACCTTCAAGGTCAGGTTATTTCCTGGGCAAGTGCAGGTAAAATGGGCTTCAAAGGATCTAAGAAAAACACGCCATATGCAGCACAGCTGGCAGCAGCTGATTGCGCAAAAACAGCGTATGACTTAGGACTTAGAAAGGTAAAGGTATTCGTTAAAGGACCCGGAGCAGGTCGTGAATCTGCAATCCGTACACTCAATGCTTCTGGAGTTGAGGTAAGCGAAATTCTGGACATCACACCAATACCACACAATGGATGTCGTCCTCCTAAAAGAAGAAGGATATAA
- the ykgO gene encoding type B 50S ribosomal protein L36: MKVKPSLKKRSVDCKIVRRNGKLYVINKKNPRFKQRQG, encoded by the coding sequence ATGAAAGTTAAACCAAGTTTAAAGAAAAGAAGCGTTGATTGTAAAATCGTTAGACGCAATGGAAAATTGTATGTAATTAATAAAAAGAATCCACGCTTTAAGCAGCGTCAGGGATAA
- the map gene encoding type I methionyl aminopeptidase, whose protein sequence is MQIEYRSKEEIDLIRVSSLLVGKTIAEVAKHLRDGITTGELDKIAEDFIRSHEAVPAFKGYHGFIGSLCISVNAEVVHGIPGARVLRLGDIVSLDCGVVKNGFYGDSAYTFAIGEVDPQAVKLLQVTRECLYLGIEKAVAGNRMGDVSSNIQKHAEANGFGVVRELVGHGIGKKLHEKPEVPNYGKAGQGLLLKPGLVIAIEPMINMGTKNVKQLNDGWTIVTADQKPAAHFEHTIAVDNVKAEILSSFEEIEKSEKENLNLYKIDYKQNIIA, encoded by the coding sequence GTGCAGATTGAATATCGCTCCAAAGAGGAGATTGATTTAATTAGAGTTAGTTCTTTACTTGTTGGAAAAACCATTGCAGAAGTAGCCAAACACCTGCGCGATGGAATAACTACCGGAGAGTTAGATAAAATTGCAGAAGATTTTATCCGCTCGCATGAAGCTGTGCCTGCTTTTAAAGGCTATCATGGATTCATCGGATCGTTATGCATATCGGTCAATGCCGAAGTGGTTCATGGAATTCCGGGAGCAAGAGTGTTGCGACTTGGAGATATTGTGTCGCTTGATTGTGGCGTAGTTAAAAATGGATTCTATGGAGATTCGGCCTATACCTTCGCTATTGGCGAAGTAGATCCGCAGGCGGTTAAATTGTTGCAAGTTACACGCGAATGTTTGTATCTAGGTATAGAGAAAGCAGTTGCCGGCAACAGAATGGGTGATGTAAGCAGTAATATCCAAAAACATGCAGAGGCAAATGGATTTGGTGTTGTTCGTGAGTTGGTTGGGCATGGTATAGGAAAGAAGCTTCATGAGAAGCCCGAAGTGCCAAATTATGGTAAGGCCGGACAAGGATTGTTGCTCAAGCCGGGGTTGGTTATAGCAATTGAACCTATGATAAACATGGGAACAAAAAATGTAAAGCAACTCAATGATGGATGGACCATTGTAACAGCAGACCAAAAACCTGCAGCACATTTTGAACATACCATTGCAGTGGATAATGTAAAGGCAGAAATTCTGTCTTCATTTGAAGAGATTGAAAAAAGTGAAAAAGAGAATTTGAATTTATATAAAATAGATTATAAGCAGAATATTATAGCATAG